A region of Diospyros lotus cultivar Yz01 chromosome 3, ASM1463336v1, whole genome shotgun sequence DNA encodes the following proteins:
- the LOC127797714 gene encoding protein SPIRAL1-like 1 isoform X2: MGRGVSSGGGQSSLGYLFGSGEGPKPAANNLHPAPSEGKPVNSGPSPKTTAASQPVDVTKQIPAGIHSSTANVQNNGSFITDRPSTKVHAAPGGGSSLGYLFGDGK, from the exons ATGGGTCGTGGAGTTAGCAGTGGCGGTGGTCAGAGTTCACTTGGCTACTTGTTTGGGAGTGGAGAGGGCCCAAAGCCAGCTGCAAACAACCTACATCCTGCTCCAAGTGAAGGGAAGCCTGTAAATAGTGGGCCTTCACCAAAGACTACTGCTGCTTCTCAACCAGTAGATGTTACTAAACAGATTCCTGCGGGTATACATAGTAGCACTGCAAATGTTCAGAACAATGGCAGTTTCATCACA GATCGGCCCTCAACCAAGGTCCACGCTGCCCCTGGCGGCGGATCGTCTCTGGGTTACCTCTTTGGCGATGGCAAATGA